Proteins encoded by one window of Micromonospora coxensis:
- a CDS encoding RNA polymerase sigma factor produces MTEPRQTGADVRSLTDTLIAHAQSAGGQLTSAQLARTVESAEVTPAQAKKILRALSEAGVTVVVDGSASTRRRVAAARSATPASRATTAKTTKKAAAPAPKQAPAADEAPAPAPRKATARKAATTAGVAAKAAAPAAKATKSTRATKATVAAAGATKAAGKAKGEGAEGEIDPEELAAEIEDVVVEEPAELAQAAATDAAASASDNDFEWDDEESEALKQARRDAELTASADSVRAYLKQIGKVPLLNAEQEVELAKRIEAGLYAAERLRAAEEGEEKLTREMQRDLGWISRDGERAKNHLLEANLRLVVSLAKRYTGRGMAFLDLIQEGNLGLIRAVEKFDYTKGYKFSTYATWWIRQAITRAMADQARTIRIPVHMVEVINKLGRIQRELLQDLGREPTPEELAKEMDITPEKVLEIQQYAREPISLDQTIGDEGDSQLGDFIEDSEAVVAVDAVSFSLLQDQLQQVLQTLSEREAGVVRLRFGLTDGQPRTLDEIGQVYGVTRERIRQIESKTMSKLRHPSRSQVLRDYLD; encoded by the coding sequence GTGACAGAACCCCGCCAGACCGGCGCCGACGTTCGCTCGCTCACCGACACCCTGATCGCCCACGCGCAGAGCGCCGGCGGCCAGTTGACGTCGGCCCAGCTCGCGCGCACCGTCGAGTCCGCCGAGGTGACCCCGGCCCAGGCCAAGAAGATCCTGCGGGCGCTCTCCGAGGCGGGAGTGACCGTGGTCGTGGACGGTTCGGCCAGCACCCGTCGCCGGGTCGCCGCGGCCCGGTCCGCCACCCCCGCCTCCCGGGCCACCACCGCCAAGACCACCAAGAAGGCCGCCGCGCCCGCCCCGAAGCAGGCGCCCGCCGCCGACGAGGCCCCGGCTCCCGCCCCGCGCAAGGCGACGGCCCGCAAGGCCGCCACCACCGCCGGGGTGGCCGCCAAGGCCGCCGCGCCGGCCGCGAAGGCGACCAAGTCCACCCGCGCCACCAAGGCGACCGTGGCCGCCGCCGGCGCCACCAAGGCCGCCGGCAAGGCCAAGGGCGAGGGCGCCGAGGGCGAGATCGACCCCGAGGAGCTCGCGGCCGAGATCGAGGACGTCGTGGTCGAGGAGCCGGCCGAGCTGGCCCAGGCCGCCGCGACCGACGCCGCCGCGTCGGCCAGCGACAACGACTTCGAGTGGGACGACGAGGAGTCCGAGGCGCTCAAGCAGGCGCGTCGCGACGCCGAGCTGACCGCGTCGGCCGACTCCGTCCGGGCGTACCTGAAGCAGATCGGCAAGGTTCCGCTGCTCAACGCGGAGCAGGAGGTGGAGCTGGCCAAGCGGATCGAGGCCGGGCTCTACGCCGCCGAGCGGCTGCGGGCGGCCGAGGAGGGCGAGGAGAAGCTCACCCGCGAGATGCAGCGGGACCTGGGCTGGATCTCCCGCGACGGCGAGCGCGCCAAGAACCACCTACTGGAGGCGAACCTCCGGCTGGTCGTCTCGCTGGCCAAGCGCTACACCGGCCGTGGCATGGCGTTCCTGGACCTGATCCAGGAGGGCAACCTCGGTCTGATCCGCGCGGTCGAGAAGTTCGACTACACCAAGGGCTACAAGTTCTCCACGTACGCCACCTGGTGGATCCGCCAGGCGATCACCCGCGCCATGGCCGACCAGGCCCGCACCATCCGGATCCCGGTGCACATGGTCGAAGTGATCAACAAGCTGGGCCGGATCCAGCGTGAGCTGCTCCAGGACCTGGGCCGCGAGCCCACCCCGGAGGAGCTGGCGAAGGAGATGGACATCACACCGGAGAAGGTGCTGGAGATCCAGCAGTACGCCCGGGAGCCCATCTCGCTGGACCAGACCATCGGTGACGAGGGTGACAGCCAGCTCGGTGACTTCATCGAGGACTCGGAGGCCGTGGTCGCGGTCGACGCCGTCTCGTTCTCGCTGCTGCAGGACCAGCTCCAGCAGGTGCTGCAGACGCTCTCCGAGCGTGAGGCGGGCGTGGTACGCCTGCGCTTCGGCCTGACCGACGGCCAGCCGCG
- a CDS encoding inositol monophosphatase family protein, with translation MTRSVPPPAELLEIAVEVARDAAATAYRMRAEGVSVAATKSTVTDVVTAADRAVERQVLDALAKQRPDDAVLGEEYGAAEAAAAPSGVRWVVDPIDGTVNYLYAIPYCAVSLAAEVDGEVVAGVVRNIFTGEEWTATAGGGAWRDGRRLRCSTETDPGQALVATGFGYDPGRRSHQARVVAELIPHVRDIRRLGAAALDLCLAAEGRVDAYYEKGLAAWDLAAGGLVAAEAGLRVTGLRGRPPGPDLVIAAPPALFQPLHDRLADLDASGGP, from the coding sequence ATGACTCGTTCGGTGCCGCCGCCGGCGGAGCTGTTGGAGATCGCTGTCGAGGTCGCCCGGGACGCGGCCGCCACCGCGTACCGGATGCGCGCCGAGGGGGTGTCGGTCGCCGCGACCAAGAGCACCGTCACCGACGTGGTGACCGCCGCCGACCGGGCGGTGGAACGGCAGGTCCTCGACGCCCTGGCCAAGCAGCGCCCGGACGACGCGGTGCTCGGGGAGGAGTACGGCGCGGCGGAGGCCGCCGCCGCGCCGAGCGGGGTCCGCTGGGTCGTCGACCCGATCGACGGCACCGTGAACTACCTCTACGCGATCCCGTACTGCGCCGTCTCGCTCGCCGCCGAGGTCGACGGCGAGGTGGTCGCCGGGGTGGTCCGCAACATCTTCACCGGCGAGGAGTGGACCGCCACCGCCGGCGGCGGCGCCTGGCGGGACGGTCGGCGGCTGCGCTGCTCCACCGAGACCGACCCGGGGCAGGCGCTGGTCGCCACCGGCTTCGGCTACGACCCCGGACGCCGCTCGCACCAGGCCCGGGTGGTCGCCGAGCTGATTCCGCACGTTCGCGACATCCGCCGGCTCGGCGCCGCCGCGCTGGACCTCTGCCTCGCCGCCGAGGGACGGGTGGACGCGTACTACGAGAAGGGACTGGCCGCCTGGGACCTGGCCGCCGGCGGGCTGGTCGCCGCCGAGGCCGGGTTGCGGGTCACCGGGCTGCGCGGCCGGCCGCCCGGGCCGGACCTGGTGATCGCCGCGCCGCCGGCACTGTTCCAGCCCCTGCACGACCGCCTCGCCGACCTGGACGCCTCCGGCGGCCCCTGA
- a CDS encoding LytR C-terminal domain-containing protein gives MRALVVVGLLAVVALVFVVVAVVKDSQGEAGLAGGCPEDWPRADVTLREPKDVKINVFNASEEIGRAGAVADDFKNRKFQVKKVGNAPKDVDGVAVLRFGPKGVGSAHLLRAYFLNNADTKYDATRKDDTVDVVLGSGFQQLATTTEVNQSLGDLGSPEAPPGTCPMPVDK, from the coding sequence GTGCGAGCACTCGTTGTCGTCGGTCTGCTGGCGGTCGTCGCCCTGGTCTTCGTGGTCGTCGCCGTCGTGAAGGACAGCCAGGGCGAGGCCGGGCTGGCCGGCGGCTGCCCCGAGGACTGGCCGCGGGCCGACGTGACCCTGCGCGAGCCCAAGGACGTCAAGATCAACGTCTTCAACGCCTCGGAGGAGATCGGCCGGGCCGGCGCGGTCGCGGACGACTTCAAGAACCGCAAGTTCCAGGTGAAGAAGGTGGGCAACGCCCCGAAGGACGTCGACGGCGTCGCCGTCCTGCGCTTCGGCCCGAAGGGCGTCGGCTCCGCGCACCTGCTGCGCGCCTACTTCCTGAACAACGCCGACACCAAGTACGACGCCACGCGCAAGGACGACACGGTCGACGTGGTGCTCGGCAGCGGATTCCAGCAGCTCGCCACCACCACCGAGGTCAACCAGTCCCTCGGCGACCTGGGCTCGCCGGAGGCGCCGCCCGGTACCTGCCCGATGCCGGTCGACAAGTAA
- a CDS encoding DUF4193 domain-containing protein — MATDYDAPRRDEVDLGEDSLEELKARRVDSQSGAVDVDEAEVAESFELPGADLADEELTVKVLPMQEDEFRCGRCFLVHHRSQLAVERNGDLICRECV; from the coding sequence ATGGCCACCGACTACGACGCCCCGCGTCGCGACGAGGTCGACCTCGGCGAGGACAGCCTGGAAGAGCTCAAGGCCCGGCGGGTCGACTCACAGTCGGGCGCCGTGGACGTCGACGAGGCCGAGGTGGCCGAGAGCTTCGAGCTGCCCGGTGCCGACCTCGCCGACGAGGAGCTGACCGTCAAGGTCCTGCCGATGCAGGAGGACGAGTTCCGTTGCGGCCGCTGCTTCCTGGTCCACCACCGCAGCCAGCTGGCGGTCGAGCGCAACGGCGACCTGATCTGCCGCGAGTGCGTCTGA
- a CDS encoding DUF3093 domain-containing protein, with product MSSSASSPPPRTAAAGQHSERLGLPWWFWLAGLALATLLAVEVWMGASGVRAWLPFVLLPPATAAGLWWLGRVRVEVRDGELRVDDARLPVRYVADAIPLDAAGRREVLGVGSDPLAFVVQRPWVSGAVQVVLDDPADPTPFWVVSTRHPVELAGAILAARDAG from the coding sequence CTGTCGTCTTCTGCGTCGTCACCGCCGCCGCGCACCGCGGCGGCCGGGCAGCACTCCGAGCGGCTCGGGCTGCCGTGGTGGTTCTGGCTGGCCGGCCTGGCCCTGGCCACGCTGCTCGCGGTCGAGGTGTGGATGGGCGCGTCCGGCGTCCGGGCCTGGCTGCCCTTCGTGCTGCTGCCCCCGGCGACCGCCGCCGGGCTGTGGTGGCTGGGCCGGGTCCGGGTCGAGGTGCGCGACGGCGAGCTGCGGGTCGACGACGCCCGCCTGCCGGTGCGGTACGTGGCCGACGCGATCCCGCTGGACGCGGCCGGACGGCGTGAGGTGCTCGGCGTCGGATCCGACCCGCTCGCCTTCGTGGTGCAGCGGCCCTGGGTCTCCGGCGCGGTGCAGGTGGTGCTGGACGACCCGGCCGATCCGACCCCGTTCTGGGTGGTGAGCACCCGGCACCCGGTCGAGCTGGCCGGGGCGATCCTGGCCGCGCGGGACGCCGGCTGA
- the dut gene encoding dUTP diphosphatase, translating into MTHVVPVPVRQLDPELPLPAYAHPGDAGADLVAAADVELPPGGRALVPTGVALALPEGYVGLVHPRSGLAARLGVTVLNAPGTVDAGYRGEILVNLINHDRVTPAKISRGDRIAQLVVQRVERVDFQPVAELPGSRRGAGGHGSTGGHAGLVPPPGGPAGRPELAGRAGGRTEEVAG; encoded by the coding sequence GTGACCCACGTCGTGCCCGTGCCCGTACGGCAGCTCGACCCGGAGCTGCCACTGCCCGCGTACGCCCATCCCGGCGACGCCGGCGCCGACCTGGTGGCCGCCGCGGACGTCGAGCTCCCGCCCGGCGGCCGGGCCCTGGTCCCCACCGGAGTGGCGCTGGCGCTGCCGGAGGGGTACGTCGGCCTGGTCCACCCGCGCTCCGGTCTGGCCGCCAGACTCGGTGTGACGGTGCTCAACGCGCCCGGTACGGTCGACGCCGGCTACCGGGGTGAGATCCTGGTCAACCTGATCAACCATGATCGGGTCACACCGGCGAAGATCTCCCGTGGCGATCGCATCGCGCAGCTCGTTGTGCAGCGGGTGGAGCGGGTCGATTTCCAGCCGGTGGCCGAGCTGCCCGGGTCCCGGCGTGGCGCCGGCGGGCACGGCTCGACCGGCGGGCACGCCGGTCTGGTGCCGCCACCCGGTGGCCCGGCCGGACGGCCGGAACTCGCCGGCCGGGCGGGCGGGCGGACGGAAGAGGTGGCAGGGTGA
- a CDS encoding DUF3710 domain-containing protein: MIFSRKRADAGRHARDERAAEVLDSYDAEGTTAGTSRGPYDISEAPDDVQRLDLGSLHIPAVPGVEVRVQADPQGVIQQVVLVHGENALQLGVFAAPRSEGIWDEVREEIRQSLFADGAAAQEVQGEYGPELHARVRTPDGLTDLRFVGVDGPRWMVRGVYQGAAATDPAAAGPLAVCLEGLVVDRGHEAKPVREPLPLRLPREVAEQEQAAANGAPAPAPREA; encoded by the coding sequence GTGATCTTCAGCCGTAAGCGGGCCGATGCCGGGCGGCACGCCCGCGACGAGCGGGCCGCCGAGGTCCTCGACTCGTACGACGCCGAGGGGACGACGGCGGGCACGTCGCGCGGCCCCTACGACATCTCGGAGGCGCCGGACGACGTGCAGCGGCTCGATCTGGGCAGCCTGCACATCCCGGCGGTGCCGGGTGTCGAGGTGCGGGTGCAGGCCGACCCGCAGGGCGTCATCCAGCAGGTCGTGCTGGTGCACGGGGAGAACGCGCTCCAGCTCGGGGTGTTCGCCGCGCCGCGCTCGGAGGGCATCTGGGACGAGGTGCGCGAGGAGATCCGCCAGTCGCTCTTCGCCGACGGCGCCGCCGCCCAGGAGGTCCAGGGCGAGTACGGCCCCGAGCTGCACGCCCGGGTGCGTACCCCGGACGGCCTGACCGACCTGCGCTTCGTCGGCGTGGACGGGCCGCGCTGGATGGTCCGCGGCGTCTACCAGGGCGCCGCCGCCACCGACCCGGCCGCCGCGGGTCCGCTCGCGGTGTGCCTGGAGGGGCTGGTGGTCGACCGCGGGCATGAGGCGAAGCCGGTGCGCGAGCCGCTGCCGCTGCGGCTGCCCCGCGAGGTCGCCGAACAGGAGCAGGCCGCCGCGAACGGCGCGCCGGCGCCCGCCCCGCGCGAGGCCTGA
- a CDS encoding OB-fold nucleic acid binding domain-containing protein: MSTDEGRGSLRRILRRLTASEAEIEAQELQRESAESGGTPARQCCRGEVVSVAGRLRTVVYTPRTNLPTLEADLYDGSDVVTLVWLGRRHIAGIEPGRHLTARGRMAVRDDRKVIYNPYYELESPK, translated from the coding sequence ATGTCGACCGACGAGGGCCGAGGGTCGCTCCGGCGGATCCTGCGCCGGCTCACCGCGAGCGAGGCCGAGATCGAGGCGCAGGAACTCCAACGGGAGAGCGCCGAGTCCGGCGGCACGCCGGCCCGGCAGTGCTGCCGGGGTGAGGTGGTGTCGGTCGCCGGGCGGCTGCGCACCGTGGTCTACACCCCACGGACCAACCTGCCCACGCTGGAGGCGGACCTCTACGACGGCAGCGACGTGGTGACCCTGGTCTGGCTGGGGCGGCGGCACATCGCCGGAATCGAACCCGGCCGGCACCTGACCGCCCGGGGCCGGATGGCCGTCCGCGACGACCGCAAGGTCATCTACAACCCGTACTACGAGCTGGAGTCGCCGAAGTGA
- a CDS encoding DUF3159 domain-containing protein yields the protein MTTGQHPGAEPRTDAMEDERLPSIAEQMADQLGGWRGLVESSIPVVVFVLANIIGELRPAVIASVAVAVAIAVVRLAQRRPIRHAVNGLFGVAVGAAIAWRTGDERDFYLPGILYGIAYGVALLVSAAIRQPIVGWIWSVLVAKGRSEWRDDPVLVRTFTRLTVLWGVVWLAKVGVQAGLYLAHQDTALGVARLALGYPPYALLLLITVWTVRRVTRQTAPQPLPGA from the coding sequence GTGACGACCGGACAGCATCCCGGCGCCGAGCCGCGCACCGACGCGATGGAGGACGAGCGGCTGCCCAGCATCGCCGAGCAGATGGCCGACCAGCTCGGCGGCTGGCGGGGGCTGGTCGAGTCCAGCATCCCCGTGGTCGTCTTCGTGCTCGCCAACATCATCGGGGAGCTGCGCCCGGCGGTGATCGCCTCGGTGGCGGTGGCGGTGGCGATCGCCGTCGTCCGGCTGGCCCAGCGCCGCCCGATCCGGCACGCGGTCAACGGGCTCTTCGGCGTCGCCGTCGGCGCCGCCATCGCCTGGCGCACCGGCGACGAGCGGGACTTCTACCTCCCCGGCATCCTCTACGGCATCGCGTACGGGGTGGCGCTGCTGGTCTCGGCGGCGATCCGGCAGCCGATCGTCGGCTGGATCTGGTCGGTGCTGGTCGCCAAGGGGCGCTCGGAGTGGCGCGACGATCCGGTGCTGGTCCGCACCTTCACCCGGCTCACCGTGCTCTGGGGCGTGGTCTGGCTGGCCAAGGTGGGCGTGCAGGCCGGGCTCTACCTGGCCCACCAGGACACCGCGCTGGGCGTGGCCCGGCTGGCGCTGGGCTACCCGCCGTACGCGCTGCTGCTGCTGATCACGGTGTGGACCGTCCGCCGGGTGACCCGGCAGACCGCGCCGCAGCCGCTGCCCGGCGCCTGA
- a CDS encoding potassium channel family protein codes for MRIAIAGAGNVGRSIAQELIENGHQVMLIERQPRMLRPDRVPAADWVLADACELASLEEADVAGCDVVVAATGDDKVNLVVSLLAKTEFAVPRVVARVNRAENEWLFTEQWGVDVAVSKPRVMAALVEEAVTVGDLVRLMTFRQGEANLVEITLPPTAPYVGQPIHAVPIPRDAALVAILRGKRVLVPSPDDPIEAGDELIFVCTAEVEDDVRAVILGPDSVERTRNSR; via the coding sequence ATGCGGATCGCCATCGCCGGCGCCGGCAACGTGGGCCGCTCGATCGCCCAGGAACTGATCGAGAACGGCCACCAGGTGATGCTGATCGAGCGCCAGCCCCGGATGCTCCGCCCGGACCGGGTGCCCGCCGCCGACTGGGTGCTGGCCGACGCCTGCGAGCTGGCCAGCCTGGAGGAGGCCGACGTCGCCGGCTGCGACGTGGTGGTCGCGGCCACCGGCGACGACAAGGTCAACCTGGTGGTGTCGCTGCTGGCCAAGACCGAGTTCGCGGTGCCCCGGGTGGTCGCCCGGGTCAACCGCGCGGAGAACGAGTGGCTCTTCACCGAGCAGTGGGGCGTCGACGTGGCGGTCAGCAAGCCACGGGTGATGGCCGCCCTGGTCGAGGAGGCGGTCACCGTCGGCGACCTGGTCCGGCTGATGACCTTCCGCCAGGGTGAGGCGAACCTGGTCGAGATCACCCTGCCGCCGACCGCGCCCTACGTCGGGCAGCCGATCCACGCCGTGCCGATCCCCCGGGACGCGGCCCTGGTGGCGATCCTGCGCGGCAAGCGGGTGCTGGTGCCCAGCCCGGACGACCCGATCGAGGCCGGCGACGAGCTGATCTTCGTGTGCACCGCCGAGGTGGAGGACGACGTCCGCGCGGTCATCCTCGGGCCGGACAGCGTCGAGCGGACCCGCAACAGCAGGTGA
- a CDS encoding potassium channel family protein translates to MHVVIMGCGRVGSTLAHSLESRGHSVAVIDQDADAFRRLGPDFAGITVTGAGFDGEVLRQAGIERADAFAAVSSGDNSNIISARLARETFGVSRVAARIYDQRRAQVYERLGIPTVATVRWTADRMVRHLVPEGNVEIFRDPTSTVSIIEVPVHKDWVGRPLRQLEAAAGARVAYLTRFGIGTLPNGSTVVQEGDQLYMLVTDDIAASVTAVAATPPEGGH, encoded by the coding sequence GTGCATGTCGTGATCATGGGCTGTGGTCGGGTCGGCTCGACCCTCGCGCACAGCCTGGAGTCCCGGGGGCACTCGGTGGCGGTGATCGACCAGGACGCCGACGCGTTCCGCCGCCTCGGCCCCGACTTCGCCGGCATCACCGTGACCGGGGCCGGCTTCGACGGCGAGGTGCTGCGCCAGGCCGGCATCGAGCGGGCGGACGCCTTCGCCGCCGTCTCCAGCGGCGACAACTCCAACATCATCTCCGCCCGGCTGGCCCGTGAGACGTTCGGCGTCTCCCGGGTGGCGGCACGGATCTACGACCAGCGTCGCGCGCAGGTCTACGAGCGGCTGGGCATCCCCACCGTGGCCACCGTGCGCTGGACGGCCGACCGGATGGTGCGGCACCTCGTCCCCGAGGGCAACGTGGAGATCTTCCGCGACCCGACCAGCACCGTCTCGATCATCGAGGTGCCGGTGCACAAGGACTGGGTGGGGCGACCGCTGCGCCAGTTGGAGGCGGCGGCCGGGGCGCGGGTGGCGTACCTCACCCGCTTCGGCATCGGCACCCTGCCCAACGGGTCCACCGTCGTGCAGGAGGGCGACCAGCTGTACATGCTGGTCACCGACGACATCGCCGCCTCGGTCACCGCGGTGGCCGCGACGCCGCCCGAAGGAGGGCACTGA
- a CDS encoding APC family permease, translating to MASPTSLLKRLLVGRPFRSDRLRHTLLPKRIALPVFASDALSSVAYAPDEILLTLSIAGASAYLFSPWIALAVVVVMLTVVASYRQNVHAYPSGGGDYEVATVNLGPRAGLAVGSALLVDYVLTVAVSVSSGVANLGSVVPFVATHKVLIAVIAVSLLTAMNLRGLRESGTAFAIPTYGFIIVMGGMILTGLIRVLVLGHDLRAPSAGLEIQAEHSVTGLALVFLLLRTFSSGCAALTGVEAISNGVPAFKAPKSRNAATTLLLLGTISVSMLVGIIWLSRLTGLQFVEDPGLQIVSGPEGYVQKTVTTQLGETVFGSGSLLLFVVAGATALILFLAANTAFNGFPVLGSILAQDRYLPRQLHTRGDRLAFSNGIVFLAVFAIVLIVGFQAEVTKLIQLYIVGVFVSFTLSQAGMIRHWNRHLRTERNHEARRRMMRSRAINTFGMAMTGAVLVVVLVTKFLLGAWIAIAAMAVIYLLMLAIRRHYDRVAEELEPTEMRGVLPARNHAIVLVSKLHQPTLRAIAYARATRPDTLTAVTVNVDDKDTRQLQEEWERRELPVPLTVVDSPYREITRPILNFVANTRRESPRDVVTVFIPEYVVGHWWENLLHNQSALRLKGRLLFEPGVMVTSVPWQLASTANKNLDRLDETLSRTPARGPRVAPRSTLPPSVPPVTSAPPGESGPSAGDRP from the coding sequence GTGGCCAGTCCCACCTCGCTGCTGAAGCGACTCCTCGTCGGTCGACCGTTCCGGTCCGACCGGCTGCGGCACACCCTCCTGCCCAAGCGCATCGCCCTGCCGGTGTTCGCCTCCGACGCCCTCTCCAGCGTCGCGTACGCGCCCGACGAGATCCTGCTGACGCTCTCCATCGCCGGGGCGTCGGCGTACCTCTTCTCCCCGTGGATCGCGCTCGCGGTCGTCGTGGTGATGCTCACCGTGGTGGCCAGCTACCGGCAGAACGTGCACGCGTACCCCTCCGGCGGTGGCGACTACGAGGTGGCCACGGTCAACCTGGGTCCCCGGGCCGGGCTGGCGGTGGGCAGCGCGCTGCTCGTCGACTACGTGCTGACCGTCGCGGTGTCGGTCTCCTCCGGGGTGGCGAACCTGGGCTCGGTGGTGCCCTTCGTGGCCACCCACAAGGTGCTCATCGCGGTGATCGCGGTGAGCTTGCTGACCGCGATGAACCTGCGCGGGCTGCGCGAGTCCGGCACCGCCTTCGCGATCCCCACCTACGGCTTCATCATCGTCATGGGCGGGATGATCCTCACCGGGCTGATCCGGGTCCTCGTGCTCGGCCACGACCTGCGCGCCCCGAGCGCCGGGCTGGAGATCCAGGCCGAGCACAGCGTGACCGGCCTGGCGCTGGTCTTCCTGCTGCTGCGCACCTTCTCCTCCGGCTGCGCCGCGCTCACCGGCGTGGAGGCCATCTCCAACGGCGTGCCCGCGTTCAAGGCGCCCAAGAGCCGCAACGCGGCGACCACCCTGCTGCTGCTCGGCACCATCTCGGTGAGCATGCTGGTCGGCATCATCTGGCTGTCCCGGCTGACCGGCCTGCAGTTCGTCGAGGACCCCGGGCTGCAGATCGTCTCCGGCCCCGAGGGGTACGTGCAGAAGACCGTCACCACCCAGCTCGGCGAGACCGTCTTCGGCTCCGGCTCGCTGCTGCTGTTCGTGGTGGCCGGGGCGACCGCGCTGATCCTCTTCCTGGCCGCGAACACCGCGTTCAACGGCTTCCCGGTGCTCGGCTCGATCCTGGCCCAGGACCGCTACCTGCCCCGCCAGCTGCACACCCGGGGCGACCGGCTGGCCTTTTCCAACGGCATCGTCTTCCTCGCCGTCTTCGCGATCGTGCTGATCGTCGGCTTCCAGGCCGAGGTCACCAAGCTCATCCAGCTCTACATCGTCGGGGTGTTCGTCTCCTTCACGCTCTCCCAGGCCGGCATGATCCGGCACTGGAACCGGCACCTGCGCACCGAGCGCAACCACGAGGCGCGGCGGCGGATGATGCGCTCCCGGGCGATCAACACGTTCGGCATGGCGATGACCGGCGCGGTGCTCGTCGTCGTGCTGGTCACCAAGTTCCTGCTCGGCGCGTGGATCGCGATCGCCGCGATGGCGGTGATCTACCTGCTCATGCTGGCCATCCGGCGGCACTACGACCGGGTCGCCGAGGAGCTGGAGCCGACCGAGATGCGCGGCGTGCTGCCCGCCCGCAACCACGCGATCGTGCTGGTCAGCAAGCTGCACCAGCCGACCCTGCGGGCCATCGCGTACGCCCGGGCCACCCGGCCGGACACGCTGACCGCGGTCACCGTCAACGTCGACGACAAGGACACCCGCCAGCTCCAGGAGGAGTGGGAGCGGCGTGAGCTGCCGGTCCCGCTGACCGTGGTCGACTCGCCGTACCGGGAGATCACCCGGCCGATCCTCAACTTCGTCGCCAACACCCGGCGCGAGTCGCCGCGCGACGTGGTCACCGTCTTCATCCCCGAGTACGTCGTCGGACACTGGTGGGAGAACCTGTTGCACAACCAGAGCGCGCTGCGGCTCAAGGGACGACTGCTCTTCGAGCCCGGCGTCATGGTCACCAGCGTCCCGTGGCAGCTCGCCTCCACCGCCAACAAGAACCTCGACCGGCTGGACGAGACGCTGAGCCGTACCCCGGCCCGGGGTCCCCGGGTGGCGCCGCGCAGCACCCTGCCGCCGAGCGTCCCGCCGGTGACCTCCGCCCCGCCCGGCGAGAGCGGCCCGAGCGCCGGGGACCGCCCGTGA